One Nicotiana tomentosiformis chromosome 4, ASM39032v3, whole genome shotgun sequence genomic window carries:
- the LOC104118364 gene encoding uncharacterized protein isoform X4: MESSAYELNALSSWEYLSLFLFRPLLAIIFVLSLLLLGWFLAWKLVLVHVPLVQEIFGLRKKPVNRKPENRRRLTQFYNNLDSQSSVSQ; encoded by the exons ATGGAGTCATCAGCCTACGAGCTGAATGCCTTATCATCGTGGGAATATCTGAGTCTATTCCTCTTTCGTCCCCTTCTTGCTATCATCTTCGTCCTCTCCTTACTCCTCTTAG GTTGGTTCTTGGCCTGGAAATTAGTTCTGGTTCATGTACCTTTGGTCCAAGAAATATTTGGTTTGCGGAAGAAACCCGTTAACCGGAAACCCGAAAATCGGCGGCGGTTGACTCAATTCTACAACAACCTGGACTCACAATCTTCTGTTTCCCAATG A
- the LOC104118364 gene encoding uncharacterized protein isoform X1: MESSAYELNALSSWEYLSLFLFRPLLAIIFVLSLLLLGWFLAWKLVLVHVPLVQEIFGLRKKPVNRKPENRRRLTQFYNNLDSQSSVSQCSADLQFMKNNFLHVKLFSLLYLGSPLLYHLQS; encoded by the exons ATGGAGTCATCAGCCTACGAGCTGAATGCCTTATCATCGTGGGAATATCTGAGTCTATTCCTCTTTCGTCCCCTTCTTGCTATCATCTTCGTCCTCTCCTTACTCCTCTTAG GTTGGTTCTTGGCCTGGAAATTAGTTCTGGTTCATGTACCTTTGGTCCAAGAAATATTTGGTTTGCGGAAGAAACCCGTTAACCGGAAACCCGAAAATCGGCGGCGGTTGACTCAATTCTACAACAACCTGGACTCACAATCTTCTGTTTCCCAATG TTCTGCTGACTTGCAATTCATGAAGAATAATTTCCTACACGTCAAATTATTCTCTCTTTTATATCTGGGATCGCCTCTACTTTATCATTTACAATCCTGA
- the LOC104118364 gene encoding uncharacterized protein isoform X2, whose translation MESSAYELNALSSWEYLSLFLFRPLLAIIFVLSLLLLGWFLAWKLVLVHVPLVQEIFGLRKKPVNRKPENRRRLTQFYNNLDSQSSVSQWCCDIVSGTSKD comes from the exons ATGGAGTCATCAGCCTACGAGCTGAATGCCTTATCATCGTGGGAATATCTGAGTCTATTCCTCTTTCGTCCCCTTCTTGCTATCATCTTCGTCCTCTCCTTACTCCTCTTAG GTTGGTTCTTGGCCTGGAAATTAGTTCTGGTTCATGTACCTTTGGTCCAAGAAATATTTGGTTTGCGGAAGAAACCCGTTAACCGGAAACCCGAAAATCGGCGGCGGTTGACTCAATTCTACAACAACCTGGACTCACAATCTTCTGTTTCCCAATG GTGCTGTGATATAGTTAGTGGAACTTCAAAGGATTGA
- the LOC104118364 gene encoding uncharacterized protein isoform X3 yields the protein MESSAYELNALSSWEYLSLFLFRPLLAIIFVLSLLLLGWFLAWKLVLVHVPLVQEIFGLRKKPVNRKPENRRRLTQFYNNLDSQSSVSQW from the exons ATGGAGTCATCAGCCTACGAGCTGAATGCCTTATCATCGTGGGAATATCTGAGTCTATTCCTCTTTCGTCCCCTTCTTGCTATCATCTTCGTCCTCTCCTTACTCCTCTTAG GTTGGTTCTTGGCCTGGAAATTAGTTCTGGTTCATGTACCTTTGGTCCAAGAAATATTTGGTTTGCGGAAGAAACCCGTTAACCGGAAACCCGAAAATCGGCGGCGGTTGACTCAATTCTACAACAACCTGGACTCACAATCTTCTGTTTCCCAATG GTAA